The nucleotide sequence CCTGTTCGACCCCTCGGAAACCGAGAGCCGCTACGCGCTGGTAGTGAACCGGATGAGTTCTTCGGCTTATCTGCGCGGCCACGGCCAGGGTATTTTTCATACGGCGGGCTTTGCCACGCATCTGGAGCGCTTGGGCGTCCGCATCATCAACGGTACGGTAGCTACCAGCATCGAAACCAACAAAGCCCGTCAACTCTCGTTGTTTGCCTCGCTGGGGTTGAAGTACCCGAAGTCGTTTGTCGTGAACCACGCCTCGCGCATTGCGGATGCCGCTCAACAACTGCAGTTCCCCATTGTGGTGAAGGTGAACATTGGTGGTAGCGGTGCTGGCATTATCCGCTTCGATACGCTGGAAGGCGTGCAAGCTGCCGTTGAAGCCAACCAAATCGACCTAGGCATCGACCAAACTGCCTTGGTGCAGGAGTACGTGACGCCCCGCGGCGGCAATATTCACCGCGTCGAGACGCTGAACGGCAAGTTTTTGTACGCTATGAAGGTGTATACCACCGGCGAAAGCTTCAACCTGTGCCCCGCTGAAATTTGCCAGATTCCGGAAGAGCAGTCAGCAGAGTTCTGCCTGACGGAAGCGCCCAAGAAAGGCATTCAAGTGGAAGCATTTACGCCCCCAGCCGAAGTAATTGAGGCCGTGGAGCGCATCGTGGCCACCGCCAAAATCGATGTGGGGGGTATCGAGTACCTGATTGATGACCGCACCGGCGACGTGCTCTTCTACGACATCAACGCCTTATCCAACTTCGTGGCTGATGCCGTGAACGTAGTGGGCTTCGACCCCTACGCCCGCTTCGTAGATTATCTGGAAACGCAATTGCCTGCTGGTTCTGTTGCTGAGCTTGTTTCCTCGGATCCTCATCACCTCGTTGCGTAGCCATGAGATACGGATATTGGATGCCCGTTTTTGGCGGGTGGCTGCGCAATGTAGAAGACGAAAACATGCGCGCCGACTGGGACTACGTGAAAACGCTGGCCCAGCGTAGCGAAGACCTGGGCTACGACCTGTCTCTGATTGCCGAGCTAAACCTCAACGACATCAAAGGCGAGGAAGCACCTTCGCTGGATGCGTGGAGCACTGCCGCCGCCTTGGCCGCCGTTACCAAGAAAATAGAGCTGATGGTGGCTGTGCGGCCTACGTTCCACTCGCCGGCGTTGCTGGCCAAGCAAGCCGCCAACATCGACCACATCAGTGGTGGCCGGCTGTCGTTGAATGTGGTATCGTCGTGGTGGCAGGATGAGGCCAAGAAGTACGGCGTGCATTTCGAGCAGCACGACGACCGGTACGCCCGCACGGCTGAGTGGCTGCACGTAGTAGACAACCTCTGGAAGCAAGACCACTTCACCTTCGAAGGCAAGTTCTACAAAGTGACGGACTCTATTTTGCAGCCCAAGCCAGTGTCACGCCCGCGGCCATTCCTGTACGCGGGCGGCGAATCGGAAGCCGCCAAAAACCTGATTGCCACTCAGTGCGACGGCTACGTTATGCACGGCGACGACCCGGCAGCCATCGGCCGCCGCATTCAGGACTTGAGCGAGCGACGCGAAAAGCTGGGGTTGCCGCGCATGAAGTTTGGCGTGGCCGCCTACTCCATTGTGCGCAACACCGAGCAAGAAGTGAAAAAGGAACTGGAGCGCATCACCAACGTGCAAGGCTCGGCTGCGGGCTACAAAAACTACCAGCAGTGGCTGGCGGGTACGCAACTAGAAAACCAAGTTTCGTTGCAAGACTACTCAGTATCGAACCGGGGCCTGCGTTCCGGCCTCACCGGCACCCCCGACCAAGTAGCCGAGCGCATTGCCGCCTTTGAGGCCGTAGGGGTAGACTTGTTTTTGCTGCAGTGCAGCCCGCAACTCGAGGAAATGGAGCGTTTTTCGGAAGCCGTTATCCAGGTGTTGGCTTAAGCGGCCTGCCAAGAAACGGAGCGTTACTTCTCGTAGCGCGTCTTTCTGCTAGTGTTTCCTAACGCAAACCGCCGGAGCGCCTTCGCATAAGTTGCGGGTGCTCCGGCGGTTTGTGTGTGAAGGCTCCGCACTGCCTGCTAGGCGGGCAATGCAGGTATCTCAATAGTGAACGTGGTGCCCTGGTTTTCAGCGCTTACAAACCGGATAGAGCCCTCATGCAACTCGACCAAGGTTTGTATGACAGACATACCCAAGCCAGTTGTTTTTTCGCCGCGTAAGCCGGGCCGGCGGGCCTTGGTGAACTTGTCGAAGAGCACGGGGTGTAGGTGCTCGGGTATGCCTATGCCCGAGTCCGCCACCGTAACCACGGCCCACCCATTGCGGCGCGATACTTCCACCGCAATGGTGCCCCCATCCGGAGTGAACTTGATGGCGTTGGAAATCAGGTTGTTAATCACCTGCTCGAATTTGTTGACGTCCAGACTTACGTAAATAGTCTGCGCTAGCGCCCGAAATTCAAACCGCAGATCTGTGCGCCGCGCCGAGCGTTGATATTCTTCCAGTATGGTGCCTATCCAGTCCACCAGATTGGTCCGCTCCCGCTTGAGCTGTATGCTGGCGGATTCCAGAAACTCCTGGTCCACAAACTCCCGAATCAACGTTAAGCCGTCCGAGCAAGTGCGCTCCATCAGCCCTATCAAGTGCAGGTTCGTTTCGTCGGTAGCCACAAACTGCGACTTCAAGTGCTGCGTTAGTTGCTGCAGCAGCACAAAAGGAGTGGCCAAGTCGTGCGAGAGGATTTCCAGCGTGGCGTTCTTCTTGGCGTTGAATTTCTGTGCGTTCAGGCTGTCTGCTTTTGCCCGGCTGATATCCTCGATAGTCCCGGTCAGATAGAGCGTGCCGTCGGGAAGCTGCTCCTTGCAGGCAGAAAGCTCCAGCCACTGGGTTTCTTCCTCGGAATGCAGAACGCGCACTTCTACATTTTGCACCAGGTCATTACCCAAAACCAGCTCTAGTTGCTGGTTTAGAAGCTGGCGGTCGTCGGGATGAATCTGGGCTAGCCAAGTGGGAAGGTCCTCGTTCACGTCTGCCGCCGTGCCCCCAATTACCTGCTCGTAGGCTGGGCTCACGTACGCGACCCGGCGTTCGGCTACATCGTAGGCGAAATACACCGTACTGCTACGGTCTAGCCAAGTGCGAAACAAGAGCGGATAGTCGGGCATGCGGCAATATTAAGTATCCAAAAGTACACTTGCATAACACTTTCGTGTTGCACAGATAAGAAGCCACCCGCTGAGACGGTAATTGGCTTGTATAAGCCAACCCGTACTGAAATTTTATGGGTGGTTGGTTGCCTGCTGGCAGGAACAACGGAGTATAGGTAACCGGGTGTGGTGCTGGCACCCTAGCTTGGCGAGGTCTTCTTGGTTGAAGCTGCTATATATAGAAAAGTAAAAGCCCGAAAAGTTGCTTGTCTTGGAAGCAATTTTTCGGGCTTTTATAGGAGAGCCTCTTATTGGACTCGAACCAACGACCTGCTCATTACGAATGAGCTGCTCTACCAACTGAGCTAAAGAGGCAATTTCCCGCCGGGCATTTCCCGCGGGGCAGCAAAGATAGGCAGGATTTGAAAAACGGCTATAGCTTACAGCAATTTTTTCAGCGCTCCTGCCAGATGAGCCATTCTTCTCATAGCCGACGGCAAGCAAGGTGCCCCCGCCACAGCTTGTCTTGTAGCTGATCTGTGACGAGGGCACACTAGTTGCGCTAATAAGCTAGCCGACAAGCAGACCGAGCAATTACGCCACCTGCGGCATCCGGTTCTCCCGCGTTAGATGCAGCGAGGAGTTGCGGATTTGCAGCTCAGGCTTCAGCACGATGTGGGGCGGACTATAGTCGGGGCCACGCTCTAGCAATTGTAACAGCAACCGAACGGCCGTTGCGCCCATGTGCTCGGCTTGTTGGTCCACCGCGGTCAGGTGCGGCTGCGTCATGGTGGTGAAGGGCTCGTTGCTAAAGCAGGCAAGCGCCAAGTCCTGCGGCACGCGTATTCCACGTTCCAGCAACACTTCTAGGGCTCCGGCAGCGGAGAAAGCATAGGAGGCGAATACGGCATCCAGAGGAGTATCCAGCGCCAACAGGTGCTGCATACCAACCCGCCCCGCCTGCAACGTGGACGCCGACAGCGCATACGTCCACCGCTCATCGGTTGGTAGGCCATGAGCCCGCAGCGCCTCCATGTAGCCCAAGTACCGGTTGCGGCTGGTGTTGAGGTGCTGCGGCCCGGCCAGATGCGCAATGCGGGTGCAGCCTTGCTCAATCAGGTGCGTTACAGCTTGGTAGGCTCCCTGAAAGTCGTCGAGAACCACGGCGGTGCTCTGGGCTAGGTCTGGCACCCGGTCAAAGAAAACCAGGGGGGTACCTTGCCGCCGAACCTGCTCTAGGTGCTGGTCATCTTCGTAGGTGGTAGCCGATACGGAAAGCAAGATGCCCTCTACTTGAGCGGCCAGCAGCGTGCCGATGTTCTGCTGCTCTCGGCGCAGCTCTTCATTGGATTGGCACATCATCACGTTGAAGCCAGCCTCGCTGGCTACCTTTTCGATGCCGTTCATCACGGCCGGAAAGAAGTATCCGTTGATGTGCGGCACAATCACGCCCAGCGTATTGCTGCGGCCTTTGCGCAAGGATGCCGCGAGGTGGTTAGGCAAGTAATGCAGCTCCTGGGCGAGCTTTCGTACGCGAGCTTTCGTGGCCTCGCTGATGCCGTCTTGGTCGGCCAGCGCCCGCGACACCGTGGAAGGTGCTAGGTGTAGCTGCCGGGCAAGGTCGGTGAGAGATGTTTTTTTTAGGGTAGTAGCCATGGAGTAGCTGCAGTTCAGCTAGCGAATACAGTAACAAGGGCTACCAGACTGGTAGCCCTTGCACGTAGAAATATCTTGGAGTCACGTAATCGAACCCTGGTGCAGGTTCCGCCTTAAGCCGGCTGTTGGGTAGCTGGAACAGCCCGGCGGCTGCCCCGCAGACCGTACCACATCACGTACAGGTAGCACACAATGGGGAGCAGCAGGGCAATGCGCAACCCATTATTGTCGGCAATGAAGCCAAACAGTAACGGCACGAGTGCTCCACCTACAATGGCTGTACAAAGCAAACCGGAGGCCTGCTCGGTATGACGGCCTAAGCCAGCCACAGCTAGCGTGAAAATGGTGGGATACATCAGTGAGTTCATCAGCCCCACAGCCAGTAGGCTCCACATAGCTACAGTCCCCGAAGTATTAATAGAAATGAGTACTAGTATTACTGCACCAATTGCATTAAAAGCAAGCAGTTTAGTAGGAGCAAACTTGTTGAGCAGATAAGCACCTGCAAAACGGCCCACCATAGCCGCCCCCCAATAGTTGGCAACCTGTTTACCCGCTGACTCAGGGTCCAGGCCCATTACATCAGGCAACGCTAAGTAGTTGACGATGTGTGAACCTATGGCTACCTCGGCACCTACGTAAGCAAAGATTCCTACTACCCCTAATACCAAATGACGATAGTTCCAGGCACTACCAGCATCACTTATCGCAGTGGAATCCGTTTCGGTGGTGTGGTCGATTTTGGGTAAGTGTACGCGACTTAAAAGTAAGCTAATGAGCAACAGCACCCCACCTATAACTAAATAGGGAATTTGCACCGCCGTTACATCAATATTGGCGGCGCTAGCAGCATCTACTTTTTTAGGAAGATGGCTTAAGATGAGTACGCTACCTAATCTAGGCGCCAAGTACGTACCTAGCGAATTAAAAGCTTGGGTAAGGGTCAAGCGAGACGAAGCTGATTCCGGCGGTCCTAGAATAGCCACGTACGGATTAGCAGCTACCTGCAGGATAGTAATGCCGGAAGCCAGCACGAAAAGCGCCCCCAAAAAGAGTCCGTAGGCTCGTTGCGCTGCCGCAGGGTAGAACAAAAACGACCCTAAAGCGGCCACTGCAAAGCCAATTAGCATGCCCTTCTTATATCCTACTCGAGAAACCAGCCAGCCCGAAGGAATACTCATGAAGAAGTACGCTCCGAAAAAGCAGAGGTTGATCAGGTTGGCCTGGGCAAACGAGAGCTGAAAGATGGCCTTCAGATAGGGAATCAGAATGTCGTTGAGACACGTGATAAACCCCCACAGGAAGAAGAGGGTAGTGACGGCGCTCAACGCGGAAGTGTAGCGTTGGGAAGGGGCCGAAGAAGTGCCGGCGGCTGGCCGGCTGCTAAGGGTTGGGGTAGGGGCTGCCATGAATGGGAATAATGTGGGAAGAGGGGGACTGGGTTGCCAATAGAAAAGAAAAGCCGCGTCCAGCGGGTGGTACACGGCTTTTCTGGTTTCTCAGAGCTTGGAAATTACAATTAGTATCCTTGATTCTGGGTCAAATTCGGATTTACATCACGCTCCGACTGCGGAATCGGCAGCAAGTTGTTGAAATCCTGCACATTCTTGCCCTGGGCACGCATCGTAGTCACCAACGTGCCGGTGCGCTTCAGGTCATACCAACGGTCGTTTTCGAAAGCCAACTCGTAACGACGCTCCCGGAGTACAGCGGCTTTGAAAGCCGTTGCGTCGGTGGTGGCTAGGTCGCGGGCTGAAGGTGTTTCGATAGGCAAGCCAAACGCGCGGCGGCGTACTCGGTTCAGGTAGGGTAAGCCCAACGTTGGACCTGCTGCTTCTGCATAAATCAGATATATTTCTCCCATACGCAACACCGGAATGTTCAGTGGGGAGTCGTATTGCAGTGGCGTTAACTTGCCAGTGAACCATTTTCTTACATTGTAGCCAAACGGCGAACCAGGCAAATTTTGCGGCTGCACTATCGTAGTGCCTGGATACACATCGCCGGGTTCCCAAATAGTTACTTTACGGCGCTGGTCATTCAACTCATAGCCATCCACAAATTCCTTCTCAGGAACGTTGAAGCCGTAGCCGCCCGTGTTTACGGTGTTCAAACCACGAGCCCCAAAGAAACCGTTGCCAATAAAGCCCGGTCCGTTTTGATCGTAGTACTCTTGGGGCGACGCACGAAACTGCACTTCGAATAGTGATTCAGGGCCGTTTTCCCTGGCCACGTTGAAGTTGTCGGCATAGTTGGGGTTCAATAATTTGCCCGACTGCTGAATAACTTCCAATGCCTGCGAAGCGGCCGATGGCAGGTTGCCTTGGGTCAGGTACACTTTCGCCAATAAGCCCTTCGCCGCCCATTTGGTGGCGCGACCAATGTCGTCGCCGGTGTAGGGGCCAGCGGGGAGGTTGTTGGCTGCCTCCTGCAGATCGGTCACAATCTGCTCGTAGATCTGCGCGGCCGGGGTTCGGGTGAGGTTGTTAACCGCACTGGCAGTGGCTGGGGGAGTGGTAATCAGCGGCACATCGCCATAACCCCGCACCAAATAGAAGTAGTACAGCGCCCGCAGGAACTGCGCCTCGCCTAGGCTGCGCTTCTTGATGGCTTCATCCATGGTGATGGCTGGCACATTGGCCAACACCAAGTTGGCGCGGCCGATACCAAGGTAGCACGAACGCCAGTGAGCGGTAGTGAGGGGGTTGGTTGCCGGAATGTTGTAGTTGTCGAGTTGCTGAAACTCGATTCCGTCGCTGCCACCGCCGCCGCCCAGCAGAGAGTTGTCTGACATCACGTCGCCAATACCCCACAGGGAGTAGTTGAACATACCGTAACGAACCAGCTCGGCGTAGGCCGCATTGGTTGCCTGGATGGCGTCAGTTTGGGTTTTGTAGAAAATCTCTGAGGTTACTCGGTCGCGGGGCTCTACTTCCAGGTAGTCTTTGCCGCAGCCAGCTAGCAATCCCAGCATGAGTAGGCTCGAAAGAGCTAATTTCTTAGTTGTCATTTCAGTAAATATTGAAGCGTGGGTGAATCGGGGCGGTGTGCCGGTTGGCACGGCCGCCCCGAAGCAGTAGGGGCTTAGAACCCGATGTTGATACCCGCAATGAAGGTGCGAGACTGAGGATACGAGCCCCGGTCGATGCCCAAACTGGTCACGAACTGACCGTTCACGTAGTTGGAGGCGGCAATTTCCGGCTCGATACCATCATAGTTGGTGACAGTCAGCAGGTTCTGAGCACTCAAGTAGAACCGAACGTTCTGCGCCGAAATCCGGTTGATCAGCGTTTTCGGCAGCGTATATCCTACCGTCAGCAGCTTGATGCGCATGTACGAACCGTCTTGCACGTAGTCGCTGGAGAAGCGCAGGTTCTGGTTGGGGTCGCCGGCAACGGCCCGGGGTACGGAGTTGCTGGTGCCTGGGCCCGTCCACCGGTCCAGTACGCGGGTGCTGGAGTTTTCAGCGCCGTACAAACCGCCATCCGTATAGAAGCGGTTCAGGTTGAACACATCGTTGCCCTGGCTGCCTTGCAGAAATACGCTGACATCAATGCCTTTATAGCTCAAGGTGTTGGTGACACCGTACGTGAAATCGGGGTTGGGGTCGCCGATGTAGGTGCGGTCGGCATCCGTAATAACGCCGTCACCATTCAAATCCCGGAATCGGATGTCGCCGGGGCGAGTACCCGAGTTCTGGTAGTAGGCGCTTGCTCCGTTTGTGGCAGTAGAAGCATTGCTGTTCAAAGAACGCAGCTCTTCATCTGTCTGGATGAGCCCATCCGCTACATAGCCGTAGAACGAGCCGAACGGCACATCTTTGTCGTAGCGCACGATGCTGGCGTTGCCGCGGAATTGCTGCGCGTTGAACGGCCGGCCCAAACCAAGCGAGGTCAACTCACTGCGGTAGAGCGAGAAGTTCAGGTTGGTGGTCCAGGTGAGGCCGCCATCTTCGCCCACTAGGTTGCGGCTGGTGAAGGAGAAGTCCAGGCCTCTGTTGCGGGAAGCCGCCGCATTCACAATCTGGTCTTCGTAAGTACCCGACAAGGTGGATACCGGCACGTTGATCAGCAGGTTCGGCGAGGTACGGGTGTACAGGTCCAGTGTGGCTTCCAGGCGGTTATCCAACAAGCCCACGTCGATACCCACGTTGGTTTGCTCGTTGTTTTCCCACTTCAGGTTTTCGTTGGCTGCCCGGGTGGGGGCTGCTCCCGTTACAAACGTCTGATCGCCTGAACCCAAGGCATACTGCACATTGCGGTTGGAGGTAATGGTTTGTAAGTAAGCGAAGGCACCCGCGTTGGTTGGGTTACCTACCCGGCCCCAGCCTGCCCGAATCTTCAGGTTGCTGAGCCAGTTTACATCCTGTAGGAAGCCTTCTTCCGATAGGCGCCAGCCGGCCGAGATGCCGGGGAAGTAACCGAAGGCGTTCTGGCGAGCAAAGGCCGAGGAACCGTCGCGGCGAATAACGGCCGAGAACAAGTACTTGCCAGCAAAGTCGTAGTTGGCACGGGCAAAATAACTAGCCAGGCGCGACTGTCCGGCGTTGCCAGAGTTGTTAAGGCCGTTGGAAGGGCCCACGTCAATTACCTGCAAGTCGTCGCGGCTATAGTTCTGGCGGCTGGCACTGATAGTGCTGTAGTCGAACTGCTGCGCCGATTGTCCTGCCAGCAACGTCACTGAGTGCTTATCGGCGAATACCTTGTCGTAGGTCAAGGTGTTCTCAATGAGGTAGCTTGGGTTGTAGCTGGTATCCCACTGCGCGTTGGCGTTTTGGAGGCGTGTGGC is from Hymenobacter tibetensis and encodes:
- a CDS encoding ATP-grasp domain-containing protein, whose amino-acid sequence is MSVSSKPIGIYYEHPEWFKPLFAELDRRGLPYEKIDAAHHLFDPSETESRYALVVNRMSSSAYLRGHGQGIFHTAGFATHLERLGVRIINGTVATSIETNKARQLSLFASLGLKYPKSFVVNHASRIADAAQQLQFPIVVKVNIGGSGAGIIRFDTLEGVQAAVEANQIDLGIDQTALVQEYVTPRGGNIHRVETLNGKFLYAMKVYTTGESFNLCPAEICQIPEEQSAEFCLTEAPKKGIQVEAFTPPAEVIEAVERIVATAKIDVGGIEYLIDDRTGDVLFYDINALSNFVADAVNVVGFDPYARFVDYLETQLPAGSVAELVSSDPHHLVA
- a CDS encoding LLM class flavin-dependent oxidoreductase, with amino-acid sequence MRYGYWMPVFGGWLRNVEDENMRADWDYVKTLAQRSEDLGYDLSLIAELNLNDIKGEEAPSLDAWSTAAALAAVTKKIELMVAVRPTFHSPALLAKQAANIDHISGGRLSLNVVSSWWQDEAKKYGVHFEQHDDRYARTAEWLHVVDNLWKQDHFTFEGKFYKVTDSILQPKPVSRPRPFLYAGGESEAAKNLIATQCDGYVMHGDDPAAIGRRIQDLSERREKLGLPRMKFGVAAYSIVRNTEQEVKKELERITNVQGSAAGYKNYQQWLAGTQLENQVSLQDYSVSNRGLRSGLTGTPDQVAERIAAFEAVGVDLFLLQCSPQLEEMERFSEAVIQVLA
- a CDS encoding PAS domain-containing sensor histidine kinase — translated: MPDYPLLFRTWLDRSSTVYFAYDVAERRVAYVSPAYEQVIGGTAADVNEDLPTWLAQIHPDDRQLLNQQLELVLGNDLVQNVEVRVLHSEEETQWLELSACKEQLPDGTLYLTGTIEDISRAKADSLNAQKFNAKKNATLEILSHDLATPFVLLQQLTQHLKSQFVATDETNLHLIGLMERTCSDGLTLIREFVDQEFLESASIQLKRERTNLVDWIGTILEEYQRSARRTDLRFEFRALAQTIYVSLDVNKFEQVINNLISNAIKFTPDGGTIAVEVSRRNGWAVVTVADSGIGIPEHLHPVLFDKFTKARRPGLRGEKTTGLGMSVIQTLVELHEGSIRFVSAENQGTTFTIEIPALPA
- a CDS encoding LacI family DNA-binding transcriptional regulator, with amino-acid sequence MATTLKKTSLTDLARQLHLAPSTVSRALADQDGISEATKARVRKLAQELHYLPNHLAASLRKGRSNTLGVIVPHINGYFFPAVMNGIEKVASEAGFNVMMCQSNEELRREQQNIGTLLAAQVEGILLSVSATTYEDDQHLEQVRRQGTPLVFFDRVPDLAQSTAVVLDDFQGAYQAVTHLIEQGCTRIAHLAGPQHLNTSRNRYLGYMEALRAHGLPTDERWTYALSASTLQAGRVGMQHLLALDTPLDAVFASYAFSAAGALEVLLERGIRVPQDLALACFSNEPFTTMTQPHLTAVDQQAEHMGATAVRLLLQLLERGPDYSPPHIVLKPELQIRNSSLHLTRENRMPQVA
- a CDS encoding sugar MFS transporter is translated as MAAPTPTLSSRPAAGTSSAPSQRYTSALSAVTTLFFLWGFITCLNDILIPYLKAIFQLSFAQANLINLCFFGAYFFMSIPSGWLVSRVGYKKGMLIGFAVAALGSFLFYPAAAQRAYGLFLGALFVLASGITILQVAANPYVAILGPPESASSRLTLTQAFNSLGTYLAPRLGSVLILSHLPKKVDAASAANIDVTAVQIPYLVIGGVLLLISLLLSRVHLPKIDHTTETDSTAISDAGSAWNYRHLVLGVVGIFAYVGAEVAIGSHIVNYLALPDVMGLDPESAGKQVANYWGAAMVGRFAGAYLLNKFAPTKLLAFNAIGAVILVLISINTSGTVAMWSLLAVGLMNSLMYPTIFTLAVAGLGRHTEQASGLLCTAIVGGALVPLLFGFIADNNGLRIALLLPIVCYLYVMWYGLRGSRRAVPATQQPA
- a CDS encoding RagB/SusD family nutrient uptake outer membrane protein, with amino-acid sequence MLGLLAGCGKDYLEVEPRDRVTSEIFYKTQTDAIQATNAAYAELVRYGMFNYSLWGIGDVMSDNSLLGGGGGSDGIEFQQLDNYNIPATNPLTTAHWRSCYLGIGRANLVLANVPAITMDEAIKKRSLGEAQFLRALYYFYLVRGYGDVPLITTPPATASAVNNLTRTPAAQIYEQIVTDLQEAANNLPAGPYTGDDIGRATKWAAKGLLAKVYLTQGNLPSAASQALEVIQQSGKLLNPNYADNFNVARENGPESLFEVQFRASPQEYYDQNGPGFIGNGFFGARGLNTVNTGGYGFNVPEKEFVDGYELNDQRRKVTIWEPGDVYPGTTIVQPQNLPGSPFGYNVRKWFTGKLTPLQYDSPLNIPVLRMGEIYLIYAEAAGPTLGLPYLNRVRRRAFGLPIETPSARDLATTDATAFKAAVLRERRYELAFENDRWYDLKRTGTLVTTMRAQGKNVQDFNNLLPIPQSERDVNPNLTQNQGY
- a CDS encoding SusC/RagA family TonB-linked outer membrane protein, which gives rise to MNDNSSMHSLGRAMLLAACGLPAVATIPAVGASLPLAMPVAGPTIADVPVSGRVTQANGEGLPGVTVVVKGTTVGASTDMNGNFSLTAPEGSTLVFSNIGYKRVELPLTGTTTGLTVSMVEDTQALGEVVVVGYGTQERATVTGAVASVSGRDIAAQPVPDANQAIQGRAAGVTVTSNNGAPGGGGGVTVRVRGITSAGNNNPLYVVDGFPLPSSDDRNGGLSFLNPNDIESIDVLKDASATAIYGVRAANGVVIVTTKRGKAGKATINLDAYVGTQSVWRKLDLLNAEQYATLNNESRSAANTQGINSNPLPLNPRYTNPASLGQGTDWQDAIYRNAKIQSYNLSATGGNEKGRYALSAGYFQQDGTIIGSNFERFSLRANGDLQLGKFIKIGNSISLTHAQARQLDTNNDYTSPVFYALTAPPTRPVIDPVTGNYTEFSTETDYYLETNPVVQATRDNFKTITNRVLTNVFAEIEPVKGLRFRTNVGADLQFYQNNRFTPRVPGATRLQNANAQWDTSYNPSYLIENTLTYDKVFADKHSVTLLAGQSAQQFDYSTISASRQNYSRDDLQVIDVGPSNGLNNSGNAGQSRLASYFARANYDFAGKYLFSAVIRRDGSSAFARQNAFGYFPGISAGWRLSEEGFLQDVNWLSNLKIRAGWGRVGNPTNAGAFAYLQTITSNRNVQYALGSGDQTFVTGAAPTRAANENLKWENNEQTNVGIDVGLLDNRLEATLDLYTRTSPNLLINVPVSTLSGTYEDQIVNAAASRNRGLDFSFTSRNLVGEDGGLTWTTNLNFSLYRSELTSLGLGRPFNAQQFRGNASIVRYDKDVPFGSFYGYVADGLIQTDEELRSLNSNASTATNGASAYYQNSGTRPGDIRFRDLNGDGVITDADRTYIGDPNPDFTYGVTNTLSYKGIDVSVFLQGSQGNDVFNLNRFYTDGGLYGAENSSTRVLDRWTGPGTSNSVPRAVAGDPNQNLRFSSDYVQDGSYMRIKLLTVGYTLPKTLINRISAQNVRFYLSAQNLLTVTNYDGIEPEIAASNYVNGQFVTSLGIDRGSYPQSRTFIAGINIGF